Proteins from a genomic interval of Planifilum fimeticola:
- a CDS encoding phosphoenolpyruvate synthase, with translation MKPRVLFFEEVDRSSLPDVGGKGANLGELAKAGFPVPEGFCVTTSAYREFVAASSEMDGLLDELGALDPEDVEGMRALGERIRTHLLELEIPESLQREITDAWKRAGEAHAYAVRSSATAEDLPTASFAGQQDTYLNVKGREELLRHIRKCWASLFTDRAIAYRMKNGYDHRQVYLSVVVQRMVNPEVSGILFTADPLTGNRRVVTIDASFGLGEAIVSGKVSADLYKVKEGNILQKKISEKKIVIRSLPEGGTVTEDVPPEERNRPALADDQILRLAELGKRIEKHFGAPQDIEFCVERGQIYVVQSRPITSLYPLPADLPQEPLSVLMSFGHFQMMTDAMKPLALSIFRTVFPKTFLYEAGGRLFVNPTAVLRTRPGRKLFPKALKNVFDESISQAVEEVIRRPEFHRVPPPPGTGRFFRRHVLPIAKTLWKNLWKNDPKTVRANVERFIREKREEVRAALQGVSGPRRLEEVRRQVRLLPREVVPNLFPYVLSYPVSFLLLRRLLGDVDELNQLNKSLPGNVTSEMGLAIGDLADLLRELPEVEAYLKRAEDETFFEGLTEVEGGKRFKEAFEDFLDKYGHRCPGEIDLTRPRWREAPTLLVSAILGHMRSVKPGEHRRRFEEGEREAREAAERILDRVGRRGFRARRVQRLMVVYREMGGLREHPKYLITAVLDECRKAILAEAEQLTKKGVFKEPEDAFFLTLDELIRLTKGESDREVSALIEERKEQYAWHQTLKPPKVMTSEGEIVTGTPRRGEYPEGALVGMPASAGVAEGKARVILSPERASLSEGEILVAPHTDPGWTPLFQSARALVTEVGGLMTHGSVVAREYGIPAVVGVDDATRKIRDGQRIRVDGNRGYVEIVKDADK, from the coding sequence ATGAAACCCCGCGTGTTGTTTTTTGAAGAAGTGGACCGCTCCAGTCTGCCCGATGTCGGGGGAAAGGGGGCCAACTTGGGGGAACTGGCCAAGGCGGGCTTTCCCGTCCCGGAAGGCTTTTGCGTGACCACTTCCGCCTATCGGGAATTTGTCGCCGCCAGTTCCGAAATGGACGGGCTTCTGGACGAACTGGGCGCCCTGGATCCGGAGGATGTGGAGGGGATGCGGGCGCTGGGCGAGCGGATCCGCACCCATCTGCTGGAGCTGGAGATCCCCGAATCCCTTCAGCGGGAAATTACGGACGCCTGGAAACGGGCCGGTGAAGCGCATGCCTACGCCGTCCGTTCCAGCGCGACGGCGGAGGATTTGCCGACCGCTTCCTTCGCCGGACAGCAGGACACCTATCTGAACGTGAAGGGTCGGGAGGAGCTGCTTCGACACATCCGAAAATGCTGGGCTTCGTTGTTTACGGACCGCGCGATCGCGTATCGGATGAAAAACGGCTATGACCACCGGCAGGTGTATTTGTCCGTCGTGGTGCAAAGGATGGTGAACCCGGAGGTTTCCGGCATCCTCTTCACCGCCGATCCGCTGACCGGAAACCGGCGGGTCGTCACCATCGACGCCAGTTTCGGGCTGGGGGAAGCGATCGTTTCCGGAAAGGTGTCGGCGGATCTGTACAAGGTGAAGGAGGGAAACATCCTTCAGAAAAAGATCTCGGAGAAAAAAATCGTCATCCGCTCCCTGCCGGAGGGGGGGACGGTCACCGAAGACGTGCCGCCGGAGGAAAGGAACCGGCCGGCTCTCGCCGACGATCAGATCCTGCGCCTGGCGGAGCTGGGCAAGCGCATCGAAAAGCATTTCGGCGCGCCGCAGGACATCGAGTTTTGCGTGGAACGGGGACAGATTTATGTCGTGCAAAGCCGTCCGATCACGTCCCTGTATCCCCTGCCCGCCGACCTGCCGCAGGAACCCCTCAGCGTCCTGATGTCCTTCGGCCACTTCCAGATGATGACCGATGCCATGAAGCCGCTGGCCCTTTCCATCTTTCGCACCGTTTTTCCGAAAACGTTCCTGTATGAAGCGGGAGGGCGCCTGTTTGTCAACCCGACGGCGGTGCTTCGCACCCGACCGGGCCGCAAGCTGTTTCCCAAAGCATTAAAAAACGTGTTTGATGAATCCATCAGCCAGGCTGTCGAAGAGGTGATCCGGCGCCCCGAATTTCACCGCGTTCCCCCGCCGCCGGGGACCGGTCGGTTTTTTCGCAGGCACGTGCTTCCCATCGCGAAGACTCTGTGGAAAAACCTCTGGAAAAACGATCCGAAGACGGTGAGAGCGAACGTGGAGCGTTTCATCCGGGAAAAACGGGAGGAGGTCCGCGCAGCCCTGCAGGGGGTGAGCGGCCCCCGCCGCCTGGAGGAAGTCCGGCGGCAGGTTCGTCTTCTGCCCAGGGAAGTGGTGCCCAATTTGTTTCCCTACGTGCTCAGCTATCCGGTTTCCTTCCTGCTGCTCAGGCGGCTCCTGGGGGACGTGGACGAACTAAATCAGCTGAACAAATCCCTTCCCGGCAACGTCACCAGCGAGATGGGGCTTGCGATCGGCGATCTGGCCGACCTGCTCCGGGAACTGCCGGAGGTGGAGGCGTACCTGAAGCGGGCGGAGGATGAGACATTTTTCGAAGGTTTGACGGAAGTGGAGGGCGGAAAGCGGTTTAAAGAGGCTTTCGAGGACTTTCTCGACAAATACGGTCACCGCTGTCCGGGGGAAATCGACCTGACCCGGCCCCGTTGGCGCGAGGCGCCCACCCTGCTGGTTTCCGCCATTTTGGGACACATGCGCAGCGTGAAGCCGGGGGAGCACCGGCGGCGGTTTGAGGAGGGCGAGCGGGAGGCCCGGGAGGCGGCGGAACGAATCCTGGACCGCGTGGGGCGTCGCGGCTTCCGCGCCCGGCGGGTTCAGCGGTTGATGGTGGTGTACCGCGAGATGGGCGGGCTTCGGGAGCATCCCAAGTACCTGATCACTGCCGTGTTGGATGAGTGCCGGAAGGCGATTTTGGCCGAGGCGGAGCAACTGACGAAAAAGGGGGTTTTCAAGGAGCCCGAAGACGCCTTTTTCCTGACCCTGGATGAGTTGATCCGGCTGACCAAAGGGGAGTCCGACCGGGAGGTTTCCGCGTTGATCGAGGAGCGGAAAGAGCAATATGCATGGCACCAAACCCTGAAACCCCCCAAGGTGATGACCAGTGAAGGGGAGATCGTGACCGGCACCCCCCGCCGGGGCGAATATCCCGAGGGGGCGCTGGTGGGGATGCCCGCTTCCGCCGGCGTGGCGGAAGGGAAGGCCCGGGTCATCCTGAGCCCGGAGCGGGCGTCGCTTTCGGAAGGGGAGATCCTGGTCGCCCCCCACACCGATCCCGGCTGGACCCCCTTGTTTCAATCGGCCAGGGCCTTGGTGACCGAAGTGGGCGGGCTGATGACCCACGGCTCCGTGGTGGCGCGGGAATACGGAATTCCCGCCGTGGTGGGGGTGGACGATGCCACCCGGAAAATCCGGGACGGACAGCGCATCCGGGTGGACGGAAACCGGGGATATGTGGAGATTGTGAAGGATGCCGATAAGTAA
- a CDS encoding ion transporter, with protein MSELQVEKQRVRWWSRYWIKKIVRHPLFSNTVIVMILLNAILVGLETYPQIANKHHTLFYIMDQCILAVFTIELGLRLLSEKPFYRFFQDPWNVFDFFLVVSGYVFVSAHFMTVFRVLRIIRVLRAISTIPSLRRLVEALILTIPTLGNISLLLGLFFYIFAVTGTILFANASPEYFGSLHQSFLTLFQMVTLEAWASDIMRPLLEKVPWAWIYFVLFIMMGTFVILNLFVGIIVNKVENIEDTKVDDLYREVHLLRLEIAELKKLIHQAKE; from the coding sequence ATGTCAGAACTGCAAGTGGAAAAACAACGTGTGAGATGGTGGAGTAGATATTGGATTAAAAAAATTGTTAGGCATCCTCTCTTCTCAAATACCGTCATCGTGATGATTTTGCTTAACGCCATTCTTGTTGGCTTAGAGACCTATCCTCAAATAGCAAATAAACATCATACGTTGTTTTATATAATGGACCAATGTATACTCGCTGTATTTACAATCGAATTGGGACTCCGCCTCTTGTCGGAAAAGCCGTTTTATCGGTTCTTTCAGGACCCCTGGAACGTCTTTGACTTCTTTCTAGTGGTTAGTGGATATGTCTTTGTCAGTGCTCATTTTATGACTGTGTTTCGAGTCTTACGTATTATCCGCGTTCTAAGAGCAATCTCTACCATTCCTTCGTTACGCCGCTTAGTAGAAGCTCTCATCTTGACGATCCCAACCTTAGGCAATATTTCGTTATTACTCGGATTATTCTTTTACATATTTGCTGTAACGGGTACAATTCTATTTGCTAACGCTTCTCCAGAGTATTTTGGTTCGCTCCATCAATCTTTCCTCACTCTCTTTCAAATGGTTACGCTGGAGGCTTGGGCGAGTGACATTATGCGGCCCTTACTGGAGAAGGTACCATGGGCTTGGATCTATTTTGTGTTATTTATCATGATGGGTACCTTTGTCATTTTAAATTTGTTTGTGGGAATTATTGTCAATAAAGTAGAAAACATAGAAGATACGAAGGTAGATGATCTGTACCGAGAAGTTCATCTATTGCGTTTAGAGATCGCTGAGTTAAAAAAACTGATTCACCAGGCTAAAGAATGA
- a CDS encoding ABC transporter permease, whose product MNIDLTVLMLTATVVIIPLFISYRQHLGLEKDILWSTLRGSAQLLAMGYLIAWIFSIETGWLLAGLLLLIITIASRTASKRGKWLKKPFAIAFVSIFLGQAVSLSVWLLFGVVPFQAQYILPMSGMIIGNVMVIAGLSFERLFREFQQTKDQVMGKLALGATIRQASQDLIETTVKAALIPSIDSFKTIGVVHLPGMMTGMIIAGTSPIIAVKYQIVILLSLMASSVTSALTVSFLSYTRLFKTSMF is encoded by the coding sequence ATGAATATCGATTTGACTGTGCTCATGTTGACAGCGACCGTCGTGATCATACCGCTGTTCATCTCCTACCGTCAGCACCTCGGCCTGGAAAAAGACATCCTGTGGTCCACCCTTCGGGGATCGGCACAGCTTCTTGCGATGGGCTACCTGATCGCCTGGATCTTTTCCATCGAAACGGGATGGCTTTTGGCGGGACTGCTGCTTTTGATCATCACCATCGCCTCCCGCACCGCATCCAAGCGCGGCAAGTGGCTCAAAAAACCCTTCGCGATCGCCTTCGTTTCCATTTTTCTGGGCCAGGCCGTCTCCCTCTCCGTTTGGCTGCTCTTCGGCGTCGTTCCCTTCCAGGCGCAGTACATTCTGCCGATGAGCGGGATGATCATCGGAAACGTGATGGTCATCGCCGGGCTCTCCTTCGAACGGCTTTTCCGGGAATTCCAGCAAACAAAAGATCAGGTCATGGGGAAGCTGGCCCTCGGCGCCACGATCCGCCAGGCCAGCCAAGACCTGATCGAAACGACGGTGAAAGCCGCCCTGATTCCCAGCATCGACTCCTTCAAAACCATCGGCGTGGTTCACCTGCCCGGAATGATGACGGGCATGATCATCGCCGGCACCTCCCCGATCATCGCCGTCAAGTATCAAATCGTGATCCTGCTCAGCTTGATGGCCTCTTCGGTGACCTCCGCCTTGACGGTCAGCTTTCTCAGTTACACGCGCTTGTTTAAAACATCGATGTTCTAA
- a CDS encoding CoxG family protein, producing the protein MKLEFRHTFSAPREVVWSSLQDEQVLRRSLPGCRKLEGVSEGAYDAELGLNVGPVKGVFTGEVKLSELKEPESYRLTMSGKGKPGEIRGDARIRLEEAERGTLLVCDAEAQVTGVLASVGQRIMASVAKLILGQFFKAVEKEIQRHPVDR; encoded by the coding sequence TTGAAGCTGGAGTTTCGGCACACCTTTTCAGCTCCGCGGGAAGTGGTCTGGTCGTCTCTTCAGGATGAGCAGGTATTGCGGCGCTCCCTGCCGGGTTGCCGGAAGCTGGAGGGAGTGTCGGAAGGCGCGTATGACGCGGAACTGGGGCTGAACGTGGGGCCCGTCAAGGGCGTGTTTACAGGGGAGGTAAAGCTGTCCGAGCTGAAGGAGCCGGAATCCTACCGCCTCACCATGAGCGGTAAGGGAAAACCCGGCGAGATCCGGGGAGACGCCCGGATTCGCCTCGAAGAAGCGGAGCGTGGGACGCTTCTCGTCTGCGACGCGGAAGCTCAGGTGACGGGCGTGTTGGCGTCCGTCGGACAGCGGATCATGGCCAGCGTGGCCAAGCTGATCCTCGGACAGTTCTTCAAGGCGGTGGAAAAGGAAATTCAACGACACCCGGTGGACAGGTAG
- a CDS encoding (2Fe-2S)-binding protein, which produces METGKVNVTITVNGVRRSAEVEPRMLLAHFLRDQLGLVGTHIGCDTSQCGACTVLLNGEAVKSCTVLAVQADGSEVTTVEGLGDLENLHPVQEGFWEKHGLQCGFCTPGVMMTAVELLKQNPNPTEQEIREGLEGVICRCTGYQNIVRAVQYAAARLAEEEGRREAAAAGSDGGTEGGR; this is translated from the coding sequence TTGGAAACCGGCAAGGTGAACGTGACCATCACGGTCAACGGCGTCCGGAGGAGCGCGGAAGTGGAGCCCCGGATGTTGTTGGCCCACTTTCTCAGAGATCAGCTGGGCCTCGTCGGCACCCACATCGGCTGCGACACCAGCCAGTGCGGGGCCTGCACGGTCCTGTTGAACGGGGAGGCGGTCAAATCCTGCACCGTCCTCGCGGTTCAGGCCGACGGCTCAGAGGTGACCACGGTGGAAGGGCTGGGCGACCTGGAGAACCTGCATCCCGTTCAGGAGGGATTCTGGGAAAAGCACGGACTGCAGTGCGGATTCTGTACGCCGGGGGTCATGATGACGGCGGTGGAGCTCTTGAAGCAAAACCCCAACCCGACGGAGCAGGAGATCCGGGAAGGGTTGGAAGGGGTGATCTGCCGCTGCACCGGTTACCAGAATATCGTCCGCGCCGTGCAATATGCGGCCGCGCGCCTGGCCGAGGAGGAAGGGCGGCGGGAAGCGGCCGCTGCCGGCAGTGACGGCGGAACAGAGGGGGGACGCTGA
- a CDS encoding xanthine dehydrogenase family protein molybdopterin-binding subunit gives MPNVFGTPLKRREDPRLITGQGNFTDDIQLPGMVYMAVLRSPHAHARIKRIDVSAARRAPGVVAVYTGKDLEGKMGTIPTAWLVPDSDIKTPPHHALAVDKVRYVGDGVALVVAEDRYTARDALELIEVEYEELPAVVDQEEAMKEGAPQLHEDVPNNIAFRWKAGEVPDEVFENAEVVIRKRFRQQRLIPNPMETRAAVAKYNPSTGEMTIWCTSQNPHIHRFILSGVLGIPESKLQVVAPDVGGGFGCKIPVYPDEALAGYVARDLRRPVKWTEERRENFMATTHGRDMILDVELAGRRDGTLTALRIRNTANMGAYLSTAAPGVPTILHGLIVQGPYKISQVGVEVIGVMTNTTPTDAYRGAGRPEATYQIERMVDLFADEIGMDPVEVRRKNLIRAEEFPYDNALGLQYDSGNYHRALDKALEMIDYDAFRKEQEEARKQGRYLGIGFSTYVEICGLGPSKVAGAVGFQGGLWESATVRVHPSGKVSVFTGASPHGQGEETTFAQIVSQKLGVPFEDVEIIHGDTNRISMGWGTYGSRTTPVAGSAIAIACDRVLEKAKKIASHALEASEADLEFEGGAFQVKGVPDRKISFQDVTLKAYLAWDLPEGVEPALEAQAFYDPSNFVYPFGTHICVVEVDGETGEVELKRYVAVDDPGPVINPVVAEGQVHGGIVQGIGQALWEGAVYDEQGQLISGTFMDYAMPKARFFPNFETAFTETPSPVNPLGVKGIGETGTIASTPAVVNAVVDALKPFGVKDLDMPLTPEKVWKAMQKGRGDA, from the coding sequence ATGCCGAATGTGTTTGGCACTCCGCTCAAACGGCGGGAGGATCCCCGCCTGATCACCGGACAGGGGAATTTCACCGACGACATCCAACTGCCGGGCATGGTGTACATGGCGGTTCTGCGCAGTCCCCACGCCCACGCCCGCATCAAGCGGATTGACGTTTCCGCTGCCCGCCGGGCGCCCGGGGTGGTGGCCGTCTACACCGGCAAGGATCTGGAAGGGAAGATGGGCACCATTCCCACGGCGTGGTTGGTGCCGGACTCCGACATCAAAACGCCTCCTCACCACGCCTTGGCCGTCGACAAGGTGCGTTACGTGGGGGACGGCGTCGCCCTGGTGGTGGCGGAGGACCGCTATACCGCCCGGGACGCCCTGGAGCTGATCGAGGTGGAATACGAGGAGCTTCCGGCGGTGGTCGACCAGGAGGAGGCGATGAAGGAGGGAGCGCCGCAGCTTCACGAGGACGTGCCGAACAATATCGCCTTCCGCTGGAAGGCGGGAGAGGTGCCCGACGAGGTCTTCGAAAACGCGGAGGTGGTGATCCGGAAGCGCTTCCGCCAGCAGCGCCTGATCCCCAACCCGATGGAGACCCGGGCGGCGGTGGCCAAGTATAACCCCTCCACCGGGGAGATGACCATCTGGTGCACCTCCCAGAACCCGCACATTCACCGGTTCATCCTCTCCGGCGTGTTGGGGATTCCCGAGTCGAAGCTGCAGGTGGTGGCACCCGACGTGGGGGGCGGTTTCGGCTGCAAGATTCCCGTCTACCCCGACGAGGCCCTGGCCGGTTACGTGGCCCGGGATCTGCGCCGCCCGGTGAAGTGGACGGAGGAGCGGCGGGAGAATTTCATGGCCACCACCCACGGCCGGGACATGATCCTCGACGTGGAGCTGGCCGGCAGGCGGGACGGGACCCTGACCGCGCTCCGGATCAGAAACACGGCGAACATGGGGGCGTATTTGTCGACGGCGGCGCCGGGGGTTCCGACCATTTTGCACGGACTGATCGTTCAGGGGCCCTACAAGATTTCCCAGGTGGGGGTGGAAGTGATCGGGGTGATGACCAACACCACCCCGACGGACGCCTACCGCGGGGCCGGTCGGCCGGAAGCCACCTATCAGATCGAGCGGATGGTCGATCTGTTCGCCGACGAGATCGGCATGGATCCGGTGGAGGTGCGGCGGAAAAATCTGATCCGGGCGGAGGAGTTCCCCTATGACAACGCCCTGGGACTCCAGTACGACTCCGGAAACTATCACCGGGCGCTGGACAAGGCGCTGGAGATGATCGACTACGATGCGTTCCGCAAGGAGCAGGAGGAAGCGCGCAAACAGGGGCGCTACCTGGGAATCGGCTTCTCCACCTATGTGGAGATCTGCGGGCTGGGCCCCTCGAAGGTGGCCGGCGCCGTCGGCTTCCAGGGGGGGCTTTGGGAAAGCGCCACGGTCCGCGTCCATCCCTCGGGCAAAGTCTCCGTCTTCACCGGCGCGTCCCCCCACGGACAAGGGGAGGAGACCACCTTCGCCCAGATCGTGTCCCAGAAGCTCGGCGTTCCCTTTGAAGACGTGGAAATCATTCACGGGGACACCAACCGGATCTCCATGGGCTGGGGCACCTACGGATCCCGGACCACGCCGGTGGCCGGCAGCGCCATCGCCATCGCCTGCGACCGGGTCCTGGAAAAGGCGAAAAAAATCGCCTCCCACGCCCTGGAGGCCTCCGAAGCCGATCTGGAATTCGAAGGGGGCGCGTTCCAGGTGAAGGGGGTTCCGGACAGAAAGATCAGCTTCCAGGACGTCACCCTTAAGGCCTATCTCGCCTGGGACCTGCCGGAGGGTGTGGAGCCCGCCCTGGAAGCTCAGGCCTTCTACGATCCCAGCAATTTCGTCTATCCCTTCGGCACCCACATCTGCGTGGTGGAAGTGGACGGAGAGACCGGCGAGGTGGAGCTGAAGCGGTATGTGGCCGTCGACGACCCCGGACCGGTGATCAACCCGGTCGTCGCCGAGGGGCAGGTCCACGGCGGAATCGTGCAGGGGATCGGACAGGCGCTCTGGGAAGGAGCGGTTTATGACGAACAGGGGCAGTTGATCTCCGGAACCTTCATGGATTATGCCATGCCGAAGGCCCGTTTCTTCCCCAACTTCGAGACGGCGTTTACCGAGACGCCCTCTCCCGTCAACCCTCTCGGGGTGAAGGGAATCGGGGAAACGGGAACCATCGCCTCCACCCCCGCCGTGGTGAACGCGGTGGTGGACGCCCTGAAACCCTTTGGCGTGAAGGATTTGGATATGCCCCTGACGCCGGAGAAGGTGTGGAAAGCGATGCAGAAGGGGAGGGGAGACGCGTGA
- a CDS encoding FAD binding domain-containing protein, whose amino-acid sequence MIPSTFEYARAGSVEEALRLLKEADGEGKLLAGGHSLLPMMKIRLTSPGKLIDIGQIRELRGIRREGDRLVVGALTTHRQVAGDPLVREHLAVLAEAASQIGDLQVRNRGTVGGNLAHADPASDLPAVAVALEAELEVQSPDGKQTFGADGFFLGPLVTALPEDGLLTSVSFSIPPEGVKSTYVKYPHPASGYAVVGVAAALGTGADGTVNYARIGITGASDTAYRAEAAEQALLGKKPTEEAIREAAARAAEGREMNGDLFASSDYRRHLVQVYTARALRKLLG is encoded by the coding sequence GTGATTCCCAGCACCTTTGAATACGCGCGGGCCGGTTCGGTGGAAGAAGCCCTCAGGCTGCTCAAGGAGGCGGACGGGGAGGGGAAGCTCCTGGCCGGAGGGCACAGCCTCCTGCCCATGATGAAGATTCGGCTGACATCCCCCGGGAAGCTGATCGACATCGGCCAGATCCGGGAGCTCCGGGGGATTCGCAGGGAAGGAGACCGCCTGGTGGTCGGAGCCCTCACCACCCACCGCCAAGTGGCCGGCGATCCCCTCGTTCGGGAGCACCTTGCCGTCCTGGCCGAGGCGGCGTCTCAGATCGGGGATCTTCAGGTGCGCAACAGGGGGACCGTGGGAGGGAATCTGGCCCACGCCGACCCCGCCTCCGACCTGCCGGCGGTCGCCGTCGCCCTGGAGGCGGAATTGGAGGTGCAGAGCCCGGACGGGAAGCAAACCTTCGGCGCCGACGGGTTCTTCCTCGGCCCGCTGGTTACGGCCCTTCCCGAAGACGGCCTCCTGACGTCGGTCTCCTTCTCCATCCCGCCGGAAGGAGTGAAAAGCACCTATGTGAAATACCCCCATCCTGCTTCGGGATACGCCGTGGTGGGCGTTGCGGCCGCACTGGGCACCGGGGCGGACGGGACGGTGAACTATGCCCGGATCGGCATCACCGGCGCCTCCGACACGGCTTACCGGGCGGAGGCGGCGGAGCAGGCCCTGCTGGGGAAAAAGCCGACGGAGGAGGCGATCCGCGAGGCGGCCGCCCGGGCGGCGGAAGGCAGGGAGATGAACGGGGATCTGTTTGCCTCGAGCGACTACCGCCGCCATCTGGTTCAGGTGTATACCGCGCGGGCGCTGCGAAAGCTGCTGGGCTAG
- a CDS encoding AAA family ATPase encodes MRARRAGPGLFFPCIVQRGCRNILDRIQSIEKAFREQGYIADRPLVTALHLVSTLGKPLLVEGPAGVGKTEIAKVLAAVLDTRLVRLQCYEGLDVHTALYEWNYPKQMLHIRLTENSGATVEEREKEIFSPSFLLRRPLLEAISDEEASPVLLIDEVDRADEEFEAFLLEILGEFQVTIPELGTIRAEHKPYVVLTSNRTRELSDALRRRCLYLWIPYPDPEKEVRILEARLPGIRRRLAEQIARVMARIRTMALHKVPGVAESLDWAQALMALHRGELDRDSIRETLGCLVKDQEDWEALEGELEKGNLLRDAGTGT; translated from the coding sequence GTGCGGGCACGTCGTGCCGGTCCCGGCCTTTTCTTTCCCTGTATTGTCCAAAGGGGGTGCCGGAACATACTGGATCGCATTCAGTCCATCGAGAAGGCTTTTCGCGAGCAGGGGTACATCGCCGACCGTCCCCTGGTGACCGCCCTTCATCTGGTGAGCACCCTCGGTAAACCCTTGCTGGTGGAAGGTCCGGCCGGGGTGGGAAAGACGGAAATCGCCAAGGTGTTGGCCGCGGTGCTCGACACCCGGCTGGTGAGGCTGCAGTGTTACGAGGGACTGGATGTGCACACGGCTTTGTACGAGTGGAACTATCCGAAACAGATGCTGCACATCCGCCTCACGGAAAACAGCGGCGCGACGGTCGAAGAGAGGGAAAAGGAGATTTTCAGCCCCTCCTTTTTGCTCCGCAGGCCCCTTCTGGAGGCCATCTCCGACGAGGAGGCGTCACCGGTCCTTCTGATCGACGAGGTGGACCGGGCGGACGAGGAATTTGAGGCGTTTCTGCTGGAGATTCTCGGGGAGTTTCAGGTGACCATTCCGGAATTGGGGACGATTCGGGCCGAGCACAAGCCCTATGTGGTCCTCACCTCCAACCGGACCCGCGAATTGAGCGATGCCCTGCGCCGCCGCTGCCTCTACCTGTGGATCCCCTACCCCGACCCGGAGAAGGAAGTCCGGATATTGGAGGCGAGACTTCCGGGAATCCGGCGGAGGCTGGCGGAACAAATCGCCCGCGTGATGGCCCGGATTCGGACGATGGCCCTCCACAAGGTGCCCGGAGTCGCCGAAAGCCTGGATTGGGCCCAGGCGCTGATGGCCTTGCACCGGGGGGAGCTGGACAGGGATTCCATCCGGGAAACCCTCGGTTGTCTCGTGAAGGATCAGGAAGATTGGGAGGCCCTCGAGGGGGAGCTGGAAAAGGGGAACCTGCTTCGGGACGCCGGAACGGGGACATGA
- a CDS encoding vWA domain-containing protein: MIRSSSAPPNLVDHLLRLCRALRSRGFSIGPGEEIDMFRALEAVDIGDREEFASALRLVLCSSREEQALFDTLFERFLLAAESDAGGRSIQLIPEAGAAEEEGERKVPPDGRPSRREGGKAVRAEGKFAGSERTGTEGFPHSGRAEEGSRRGDGKGHPAGEGEKWDVPLARVARYSAARLSGRSTAEIPADGLEEMMEAAAALVSRIRIRRSRRLKPMRRGSRLHFRRVFRESATSGGELALPAWSGYRRRQARFILFCDGSRSMAPFAGRFLQFAYALTRKARRVEVFLFSTDIRRVTDELRRDAKGRLPPLTGLGTEWDGGTRIGESLERFLREHGGRMLGRDSLVIIASDGLDAGGPDRLSRSMAELRRRSAGVVWLNPLLSLRGYRPEAEGMKAALPYIDIFSEACDPPSFRKLAKRISFRR; the protein is encoded by the coding sequence ATGATCCGATCTTCTTCTGCACCCCCCAACCTTGTCGATCATCTGCTCCGGCTGTGCCGGGCTCTCCGCTCCCGGGGCTTTTCCATCGGTCCCGGCGAGGAGATCGACATGTTTCGCGCCCTCGAGGCGGTCGATATCGGGGACCGGGAGGAGTTCGCTTCGGCCCTGCGCCTTGTGTTGTGTTCCAGCCGGGAGGAACAGGCGCTGTTCGACACCCTTTTTGAACGGTTTCTCCTGGCGGCGGAATCGGATGCGGGCGGACGTTCCATCCAGCTCATCCCGGAAGCGGGGGCGGCGGAAGAAGAAGGGGAAAGGAAGGTTCCGCCGGACGGACGGCCTTCCCGCCGGGAAGGGGGAAAAGCCGTCCGGGCGGAAGGGAAATTCGCGGGATCGGAGCGGACCGGGACGGAAGGGTTTCCGCATTCCGGAAGGGCGGAGGAGGGTTCCCGGAGAGGAGACGGGAAGGGGCATCCGGCAGGGGAGGGGGAGAAGTGGGATGTTCCCCTCGCGCGGGTGGCCCGCTACAGCGCCGCCCGTCTGTCCGGGCGATCGACCGCCGAAATCCCCGCGGACGGACTGGAGGAAATGATGGAGGCGGCCGCCGCTCTGGTTTCCCGGATCCGGATTCGGCGAAGCCGCCGGCTGAAGCCGATGCGGCGGGGAAGCCGCCTCCATTTCCGCCGGGTGTTTCGCGAAAGCGCCACCTCGGGAGGGGAGTTGGCCCTTCCGGCCTGGTCGGGCTATCGCCGCCGCCAGGCCCGGTTCATCCTTTTCTGCGACGGCAGCCGGTCGATGGCTCCCTTTGCCGGACGTTTTCTCCAATTCGCCTACGCCCTTACCCGAAAGGCCCGCCGCGTCGAAGTCTTTCTCTTTTCGACGGATATCCGCCGCGTCACCGACGAGCTCCGCAGGGACGCGAAGGGGCGGCTGCCCCCACTGACGGGTTTGGGAACGGAGTGGGACGGAGGCACGCGCATCGGCGAATCGCTGGAACGCTTTTTGAGGGAACACGGGGGACGCATGCTGGGCAGGGACAGCCTGGTGATCATCGCAAGCGACGGCCTGGACGCCGGGGGGCCGGACCGGCTGTCCCGCTCGATGGCCGAGCTTCGCCGCCGGTCCGCCGGGGTGGTCTGGCTCAATCCGCTCCTCTCCCTCCGGGGCTACCGTCCGGAGGCGGAAGGGATGAAGGCGGCGCTTCCATACATCGATATCTTTTCGGAGGCTTGCGATCCCCCTTCCTTCCGAAAACTGGCCAAACGCATTTCCTTCCGGAGGTGA